GCACGACCACCTTCGAGACCAAGTCCGGCTACGGCCTCACCGTCGCGGACGAGGCCCGCGCGCTGAGCGTGGCCGCCGGACTCACCGACGAACTCACCTTCCTCGGGGCCCACGTGGTGCCGCCCGAGTACGAGGACGACCCGGCCGGTTACGTCGCTCTGGTCACCGGTCCGATGCTGGACGCCTGCGCCCCGTACGCGAAGTGGATCGACGTCTTCTGCGAGCGGGGCGCCTTCGACGGGGACCAGGCGCGCGCGGTCCTCACCGCGGGGAAGGCCAAGGGACTGCTGCCGAGGGTGCACGCCAACCAGCTCGGCCACGGACCCGGCGTGCGCCTCGCGGTGGAGCTGGACGCGGCCTCCGCCGACCACTGCACCCATCTCGACGACGCGGACGTCGACGCCCTCGCCGCGGGGAACACCGTCGCCACCCTGCTGCCCGGGGCCGAGTTCTCCACCCGTGCCGAATGGCCGGACGCCCGGCGGCTGCTGGACGCGGGCGTCACCGTCGCCCTCTCCACCGACTGCAACCCGGGCTCGTCCTTCACCTCCTCGATGGCGTTCTGCGTCGCCCTCGCCGTACGGGACATGGGCATGACCCCCGACGAGGCGGTGTGGTCCGCCACCGCGGG
The DNA window shown above is from Streptomyces sp. NBC_00247 and carries:
- the hutI gene encoding imidazolonepropionase yields the protein MTSTVLTHISGLVTNDPGQGDGTPLGLIRDAAVVVDGDRVVWTGESHAAPAADRAVDAGGRAVLPGFVDSHSHLLFAGDRTEEFNARMSGRPYSAGGIRTTVAATRAATDEELAAGLVRHLDEALRQGTTTFETKSGYGLTVADEARALSVAAGLTDELTFLGAHVVPPEYEDDPAGYVALVTGPMLDACAPYAKWIDVFCERGAFDGDQARAVLTAGKAKGLLPRVHANQLGHGPGVRLAVELDAASADHCTHLDDADVDALAAGNTVATLLPGAEFSTRAEWPDARRLLDAGVTVALSTDCNPGSSFTSSMAFCVALAVRDMGMTPDEAVWSATAGGAAALRRTDVGRIAVGARADLLMLDAPSHVHLAYRPGVPLAAGVWRRGVRVV